In Microbacterium sp. SLBN-146, one genomic interval encodes:
- a CDS encoding NCS2 family permease: MAEAPAPTTEVEQAPKNAFDRFFEITKRRSTIGTEVRGGVVTFVTMAYIVILNPIILTSSADVDGTTLGFPQVAAATALTAGVMTILFGLVTRLPFAFAAGLGINSFLAVSVVGQVTWAEAMGLVVINGLIIVLLAVTGLRRMIFDAVPIQLKLAITVGIGLFIAFIGFVDAGFVTSTGASSPPVGLGVDGSVGTVPTLIFVFTLLLTGILVAKKVKGGILIGLVTGTVVAIVVEAIWNIGPKFDGDQVNPGGWGLSVPELPSSLVSLPDLSLLGQVSFGSFERIGVLAALMLVFTLVFTNFFDAMGTMTGLSKEAGLANEKGDFPRIKSALIVEGVGAVAGGLTSSSSSTVFIESGSGIGEGARTGFANVVTGALFLVAMFFTPLVSIVPTEVAASALVIVGALMMSQIRFIDLTDFSILLPVFLAITVMPLTYSIANGIGAGFVSWVVVRSLSGRAKGISPLLWIVAAGFLLYFARGPVEALLGG, from the coding sequence ATGGCAGAAGCACCCGCACCGACGACCGAGGTCGAGCAGGCACCGAAGAACGCGTTCGATCGCTTCTTCGAGATCACGAAGCGCCGCTCGACGATAGGCACGGAGGTGCGGGGCGGCGTCGTGACGTTCGTCACGATGGCCTACATCGTCATCCTGAATCCGATCATCCTGACGTCGAGCGCGGATGTGGACGGGACGACCCTCGGGTTCCCGCAGGTCGCGGCAGCCACGGCGCTCACGGCGGGCGTCATGACGATCCTCTTCGGGCTCGTGACGCGCCTTCCCTTCGCCTTCGCGGCAGGTCTCGGGATCAACTCGTTCCTGGCCGTGTCGGTCGTCGGCCAGGTGACGTGGGCGGAGGCGATGGGTCTCGTCGTCATCAACGGCCTCATCATCGTGCTGCTCGCGGTCACGGGGCTTCGGCGCATGATCTTCGACGCCGTGCCGATTCAGCTGAAGCTCGCCATCACGGTCGGCATCGGCCTCTTCATCGCGTTCATCGGGTTCGTGGATGCCGGATTCGTCACCTCGACGGGAGCGTCGTCGCCGCCCGTGGGCCTCGGCGTCGACGGGTCGGTCGGCACGGTCCCGACGCTCATCTTCGTCTTCACGCTGCTCCTGACGGGCATCCTCGTCGCGAAGAAGGTCAAGGGCGGCATCCTGATCGGTCTCGTGACGGGCACCGTCGTCGCGATCGTCGTCGAGGCGATCTGGAACATCGGCCCGAAGTTCGACGGCGACCAGGTCAACCCCGGCGGCTGGGGACTGTCGGTGCCCGAGCTGCCGTCGTCGCTCGTGAGCCTTCCCGATCTGTCGCTCCTGGGTCAGGTGTCGTTCGGCTCCTTCGAGCGGATCGGCGTGCTCGCGGCCCTGATGCTCGTCTTCACGCTCGTCTTCACGAACTTCTTCGACGCGATGGGCACCATGACGGGCCTGTCGAAGGAAGCAGGGCTCGCGAACGAGAAGGGCGACTTCCCCCGCATCAAGTCGGCGCTCATCGTCGAAGGCGTTGGCGCCGTCGCGGGTGGACTCACCTCGAGCTCGTCGAGCACGGTCTTCATCGAGTCGGGCTCCGGCATCGGCGAAGGTGCCCGCACGGGCTTCGCGAACGTCGTGACGGGTGCGCTCTTCCTCGTGGCGATGTTCTTCACGCCGCTCGTGTCGATCGTGCCGACCGAGGTCGCGGCATCCGCTCTCGTCATCGTCGGCGCGCTCATGATGTCGCAGATCCGTTTCATCGATCTGACCGACTTCTCGATCCTGCTTCCCGTGTTCCTCGCGATCACGGTCATGCCGCTCACCTACTCGATCGCCAACGGCATCGGGGCGGGCTTCGTCTCGTGGGTCGTCGTGCGGTCGCTCTCGGGCCGCGCGAAGGGCATCAGCCCGCTCCTGTGGATCGTCGCGGCCGGCTTCCTGCTGTACTTCGCCCGAGGCCCGGTAGAGGCGCTCCTCGGCGGCTGA
- a CDS encoding polysaccharide deacetylase family protein, translating to MRRRGIAAGLAVVAVVLTACAPVGDPAWVPPNWTPSEITVVDAPDALDPVDDGAVAARIVPQRLRNDAVGVQARFAYLPGTDAAASAFNAVVEARVRDAIAAAVAASGTPYAPQAQPAGAGLDDRSCVAGSATRPAADLLADPALGAPGGVGVALVCDIVAASGSILGQRLRTVGGAPGAIASDATSILYVDTATGDVATAEELWADGAAGRLSEDVVDALRRSAGALSWRPAESGDEAQLAAIRGALASTTPAPGGLTFTIPAGFTAPQLASLGTPATEEPLSIAVPSAVASGLVTDFGARVLASEGMPFDAPVAGPAGADRVDCGLVPCIAVTYDDGPTSLTPRLLDDLAEARAAATFFMLGSSASNAPDTVRRVAAERHEIGNHTWSHPQLPEIDDEEVASQLQRTQGLLRSLSGQPVASFRPPYGEYTERVLEVAAEPAILWSVDTRDWAGPADDALIRSAVDGATPGGIILFHDTHERSIRVAPTVFSGLADRGFTLVTVTTLFGGQLPASGAFRRAP from the coding sequence GTGAGGCGCAGGGGGATCGCGGCCGGGCTTGCCGTGGTCGCCGTCGTCCTCACGGCGTGTGCTCCCGTGGGTGACCCGGCCTGGGTCCCGCCGAACTGGACGCCGAGTGAGATCACCGTTGTCGACGCCCCGGACGCACTCGATCCTGTCGACGACGGAGCCGTCGCCGCGCGGATCGTGCCGCAGCGACTCCGCAACGACGCCGTCGGAGTGCAGGCGCGCTTCGCGTACCTTCCCGGAACGGATGCCGCAGCCTCGGCTTTCAACGCCGTGGTCGAGGCTCGCGTCCGCGACGCGATCGCAGCCGCGGTTGCCGCGTCGGGTACGCCGTATGCGCCCCAGGCCCAGCCGGCCGGGGCGGGCCTCGACGACCGCTCGTGCGTCGCGGGCTCTGCGACGCGACCGGCGGCCGACCTCCTCGCTGACCCGGCCCTGGGCGCACCGGGAGGGGTCGGTGTGGCTCTCGTGTGCGACATCGTCGCGGCATCCGGTTCGATCCTCGGCCAGCGGCTGCGCACGGTCGGGGGAGCACCGGGCGCCATCGCGTCGGATGCCACGAGCATTCTCTACGTCGACACGGCGACCGGCGATGTCGCGACGGCGGAAGAGCTGTGGGCCGACGGCGCGGCCGGGCGCCTGAGCGAGGACGTCGTCGATGCGCTCCGCCGGTCCGCCGGTGCGCTGTCGTGGCGTCCCGCCGAGAGCGGCGACGAGGCCCAGCTCGCCGCGATCCGCGGCGCCCTCGCCTCGACGACGCCGGCGCCCGGCGGACTGACGTTCACGATCCCGGCGGGGTTCACGGCGCCCCAGCTCGCGTCGCTCGGCACGCCGGCGACGGAGGAGCCGCTCTCGATCGCGGTTCCGTCCGCTGTCGCGAGCGGGCTCGTCACCGACTTCGGTGCACGCGTGCTCGCGTCGGAGGGGATGCCCTTCGACGCGCCCGTCGCGGGTCCTGCGGGAGCTGACCGGGTCGACTGCGGCCTCGTCCCGTGCATCGCCGTCACCTACGACGACGGACCGACGTCGCTCACGCCGAGGCTGCTCGACGACCTCGCCGAGGCCCGCGCGGCGGCGACCTTCTTCATGCTCGGGAGTTCGGCGTCCAACGCCCCCGACACCGTCCGTCGTGTCGCGGCTGAGCGGCACGAGATCGGCAACCACACGTGGAGCCACCCGCAGCTCCCCGAGATCGACGACGAAGAGGTCGCCTCGCAGCTGCAGCGCACGCAGGGACTCCTGCGTTCCTTGAGCGGGCAGCCGGTCGCGAGCTTCCGGCCGCCCTACGGCGAGTACACGGAGCGCGTGCTCGAGGTCGCGGCCGAACCCGCCATCCTGTGGTCGGTCGACACGCGCGACTGGGCGGGCCCCGCCGACGATGCGCTCATCCGGTCTGCGGTCGACGGCGCGACGCCGGGCGGCATCATCCTCTTCCACGACACGCACGAGCGATCCATCCGCGTCGCGCCGACCGTCTTCTCGGGCCTCGCGGACCGCGGCTTCACCCTCGTGACGGTGACGACGCTCTTCGGAGGTCAGCTCCCGGCATCCGGAGCCTTCCGCCGCGCTCCCTGA
- a CDS encoding beta-propeller fold lactonase family protein: MTLSATGATATFGSSTGTTDSAGVFTTTVNVASGTAPGTVVTVTATSGPLTTPDTATVAATITATVSIVGNTEDVAISPDGTFAYVTGIDNRTVTRIDTATNTVVGSPIAVGTGVPYGPSGVAISPNGSFAYVTDWNSGVVHRINTATNSVIGSPIPTGAQPGRVEIGPNGTFAYVTNEGSDTVSRIDTATNTVTATISVGASPFGLAISPDGAFAYVTSWGSGTVSRIDTATNTVTATISVGTNSLCVAISADGTFAYVTNTGTNTISRIDTATNTVVDSPFTVGMGPRDVAISPDGAFAYVTNNASGTVSQIITAIDTVTATITVGNEPSGLAIGPNNSFAYVTQRNANAVYRLGT, from the coding sequence GTGACCCTCTCCGCCACCGGCGCGACCGCTACCTTCGGATCCTCCACCGGCACCACCGACAGCGCCGGAGTGTTTACCACCACTGTTAACGTCGCATCAGGTACCGCCCCCGGCACCGTCGTCACCGTTACAGCCACCTCCGGGCCGCTAACCACCCCCGACACCGCCACAGTCGCTGCCACCATCACCGCCACTGTTTCCATTGTTGGGAACACGGAAGATGTAGCGATCAGCCCGGACGGCACCTTTGCATACGTCACCGGCATTGACAATCGCACGGTGACCCGAATCGACACCGCAACCAATACGGTGGTCGGTTCACCCATCGCCGTCGGCACGGGAGTCCCGTATGGGCCGTCGGGAGTGGCGATCAGCCCTAACGGCTCTTTCGCATACGTCACCGACTGGAACAGCGGCGTAGTCCATCGGATCAACACCGCGACCAACTCGGTCATCGGCTCTCCAATTCCGACCGGCGCACAGCCGGGCCGCGTCGAGATCGGTCCGAACGGCACATTCGCCTACGTGACCAACGAAGGAAGCGACACAGTCAGCCGGATCGACACGGCGACCAACACCGTCACCGCAACCATCTCCGTCGGCGCGAGCCCGTTCGGGCTGGCGATCAGCCCGGACGGCGCTTTCGCCTACGTCACCAGCTGGGGCAGCGGCACAGTCAGCCGGATCGACACCGCGACCAACACCGTCACCGCAACCATCTCCGTCGGCACGAATTCGTTGTGCGTGGCGATCAGCGCCGACGGGACCTTCGCCTACGTAACCAACACTGGCACCAACACGATCAGCCGGATAGACACTGCGACCAACACGGTAGTCGACTCTCCCTTCACTGTCGGCATGGGCCCGCGAGATGTTGCGATCAGCCCGGACGGCGCCTTCGCTTACGTCACAAACAATGCCAGCGGTACAGTCAGTCAGATCATCACCGCTATCGACACCGTCACCGCCACCATCACGGTCGGAAACGAACCATCCGGCCTGGCGATCGGCCCGAACAATAGCTTCGCCTACGTGACCCAACGAAACGCCAACGCGGTCTACCGGCTGGGCACCTAA
- a CDS encoding nitroreductase family deazaflavin-dependent oxidoreductase, translating into MPLTGEYIPSTSEWARKQAEQYEASGGTEANTLRGVPIIVLTTVGAKSGGLRKTALMRVEHDGHYAVVASKGGAPDEPAWGENMRREPHVELQDGADKRDYTARELEGDERELWWARSVEVWPDYAEYQKKTDRQIAVFVLEPRD; encoded by the coding sequence ATGCCGCTGACAGGTGAATACATCCCCTCCACGAGTGAGTGGGCGCGAAAGCAGGCCGAGCAGTACGAAGCATCCGGAGGGACCGAGGCGAACACGCTTCGGGGGGTCCCCATCATCGTCTTGACGACGGTCGGTGCGAAGTCCGGTGGCCTCCGCAAGACGGCGCTCATGCGCGTCGAGCATGACGGGCATTACGCCGTCGTCGCGTCGAAGGGCGGCGCGCCCGACGAGCCCGCATGGGGCGAGAACATGCGCCGCGAGCCGCACGTCGAACTGCAGGACGGTGCCGACAAGCGCGACTACACCGCCCGCGAGCTCGAAGGCGACGAGCGTGAACTGTGGTGGGCTCGGTCTGTCGAGGTCTGGCCCGACTATGCCGAGTACCAGAAGAAGACGGACCGCCAGATCGCCGTCTTCGTCCTCGAACCCCGCGACTGA